Part of the Cystobacter ferrugineus genome, GAGGAAGGCCTCGCGCGCGCCCGCGTCCCCCCGCCGCGCCAGCGCCCGCGCGCGCAGGAACAGGGCCTGGTACTCGTCCGGGAACGCGGCGAGCGCTTCCCCGGCGGCCGCGAGGGCCTTGTCGGGCCGATCCTCCGCCAGCGCCAGCGCCGCGCGCACGCTCAGGGCCCGCGCCTTCAGGGGAGGAGAGAGCTCCGCCTCGCGCGCGAGCACGTCCGCCACCGTCTTCCGGGCCTCCTCCTGGCCCGTGCCCTGGTAGAGCCGGGCGAGCGCCAGCGACAGGCGCGCGCGCAGGTGCCCGGGGGCGGCGACCGTGGCCTTCTTGAAGGCCTCGGCGGCCTGGGCGGTCAGTCCCTCGTCGAGCAGGGCCTCTCCCTGGGCCTGGGCATAGCGCGGCTCGCGCCACGCCGCCTCGCTCGCCCGGGCGAAGGCCTGCCGCGCCTCGGCGAGCCGGCCCCGGGCGAGCAGCACCTGGGCCTCGGCCAGGGCCAGCTTCGGGTTCTTCGCGCCCTGGGCCTGAAGCTCCTCCAGGTACTTCGCGGCCTGGTCCGTCTTCCCCTCGGCGAGCAGCAGCCGCGCGTGGGTGCCGTAGCGCTCGCCGGAGCGCGAGTCCAACGCCTCGGCGCGGGCCTGGTGTTCGCGCGCCCGGGCCTGGGCCTCCGGCTGCTGGTGCTCCAGCCACAGGCGCGTGTTCACGTCGGCCGCCAGCGCCTGGGCATCCCTCACCTGGTCGTCCAGGAGGAACAGGGCGTCCAACTCCACCAGGGCCTGGCGCAGGTCCGCCGGGTTGTCGCGCACGGACAGGGCACGCGCCGCCTTGAGCCGGGTGTTCACTTCCCGGCGCACCGAGCCCTGGTGCACGAGGTACGCCACCGCCCCCGCGAGCAGCAGTGCCACCAGCCCCACCTGGATGAGGGCGCCCCGGAAGCTCTGCCGTCCGTGCCCTCCCCTCGGTCCGCCTGGGGTTGCATTCGACGTGGCCATGGGCTCGCCTCCGAGGTTTTGAATGGTTTCAGACGGTGGGGGGTGTCACGATGGATCGCTCGGAGATAGGCACGCTCCCTCGTGGCGGCAACGGGGGGGCGGGGTGAGGACATCCATGGCGCTCTATACCCAACTCGACGCGGCGGCCCTCCAGCGGCTGGTGGACGCCTATGCGCTGGGCACCGTGCGGGAACTGACGGGCATTCCCCAGGGCTCCATCAACAGCAACTTCCGCCTGGTGACGAGCGCGGGCCGCTACTTCGTACGCCACACCACGGTGCGCTCCGCGGACGACCTGAACTTCGAGGCGGGACTGCTGGCGTTGCTCAACGCGTCGCACTTCCCCTCGCCCCGGCTCGTCTCCACCCGCGACGGCTCGCCCTTCCTGGAGCTGCAGGGCGGGCGCGTGGTGGTTTTCGCGTGGCTCGAGGGCGAGGAGCTCACGCGCGAGCGGCTCACCCCCGAGCATCTGGAGGCGCTGGGCGTGGAGCTGGGCAAGCTGCACCGCGTCGCCGCGTCCTACCTGGGCGTGCGCGCCAATCCCTATGGCCCCGAGGTGGTGCGCGGCTGGTTGAAGGGGCTCGAGCAGCACCCCGACGCGGAGCTGTCCGCCATCGCCCGGGAGCTGCACGGCCACCTCGCCCGCGCCGAGTCCCTGTGTGGAGGGCTGGAGCCGCGCGGTGTCATCCACGCGGACATCTTCCTCGACAACGTGAAGTGGCTGGGCGACCGGGTGAGCGCCATCTTCGACTTCGAGATGGCGTGCCAGGACGCGCTGACGCTGGACGTGGCCATCACCCTCAACGCGTGGTGCTTCGACTCGGGCCGCTACCGCCCGGAGCTGTGCCAGGGCCTCCTGCGTGGCTACCAGGTGCAGCGCACGCTCCTGCCCGCCGAGCGCGAGAGCCTCTTCGGCCACGCGCTCTTCGGCGCGGTGCGCTACACGGCGAGCCGCATCCGCGACTTCCACCTGTCCGGCCTGCCGCCTGACAAATTGGCACCCAAGGACTTCCGCACCTACCTGGCTCGGGCGCGTGCCCTGCACCAGATGGGGCCCGAGGGCCTGCGCGCGCTCGTGGGCGTCTGAGCGCGCGCCTGGCTCCGGCTCAGATGCCGGAGACGATGAGCCACTTGCCGTCCTCGTTCTGGAGGACCATCTGCTTGAGCTCCGAGTCACGCTGGGGCTTCTCCATGAGCCTCGGGGCGCGCCAGCTCGCGTTCCAGTAGTAGATGACCGTGGCCCACCCGTCGCGCTTCACGTCCACCCGGCGCACGTCCAGCTCCAGCCGGGGGGCCTCGATCTGGCCGAAGAGCGCCGGCAGCGTCTGGGCCAGGTTGGCGGCCGTCAGATCATCCACCGGATCCTCCGTGCCGGCATTGTCCCGGAAGTTCGGGGAGACGAGCTCCTGGACGGCCTTGGCGTCGCGCGCCTCGATGGCCGCGCGGTAGCGCTCCAGGACGTTGAGGATGGCGCGGGTGTCCTGGGTGTCGTTGATCTGCGTGCCTGGGATGTAGCGGGGGCCACAGGCCGAGAGCACCAGCAGAACAGGGACGAGCAACGGGCGGACGTTCATGGGGATAGGGTCTCCGTGAAGGGGCACAACCGCGCACGAGGAGGTGCATTCCCCGTGCCGCGAGGGGGGGCGTCTAGCGGAAAGCGTCGCGGGGCACCAGGGGGCCGCCGTAGAGGCGCTCCTCGAAGTCACAGCGCTCGGCCCACTCGGTGACGATGGCGCGCAGGGCGGGGCCCTCGTCGGGCAGCGTTCCCACGGCGTGGCGCACGGCGCCGCAGTCTCCGGCGAGGTAGGCCGCCTGCACCTGGAGCCGGCGGGCCTCGCGGCGGATGGCGGCGGGGGCCTCGCCCTCGACGGTGCGCGACAGGTGGGGCAGGGCGGCGACGGGGGCTCCCGCCTGGAGCAGGCGCCGGCCCAGCAGGTAGTGGACATAGATGTCCTGGGGGGCGACCTGCAGGGCGGAGGCGAGCCGCAACAGGCGCAGCTCCTCGGCCTCGTCCTGGAAGTAGGCCTGGAGGGTGGAGCGCACGGGCGAGTCCAGCGCGGCGAGCTTCACCTGGGCCGTGCGCGTCACCTCCGGGCTGGGGGTGAGCGTGAGGACGTGCTCGAGGAAGGCCCGCGCGGGCGCGAGCTGGCCGCGCCGCGACTCCACGTCGGCCTGGGCGAGCGCCACCTCGGCCTTCAGGGCGGGCTGCTCCTTCACCTGCTCGGCCACCTGGGCGAGCACCTGGGCGGCCTCGTCGGGGCGCTCGAGCCGATCCAGGGCCAGGGCCTGGCCCATGCGGAAGGAGGGCTCCTGGGGTTGGAGGAGGGCGGCGCGCTCGTAGGCGGCGAGCGCGCGGGGGGGATCGGCCGCGAGCAGCTCGCGCGCCTCGTCCTGCAGGCGCGCCACCTCGCGGGCGCACGAGCGCGTGAAGAGGCTGCCGGTGCGAAAGCGCTGGAAGGCGCGGTTCACCGTGGCCTCGTCGAGTGGCAGCGCGTCCAGGTGGCGCTCCCACTCGGTGGCGAGCGCGTCGAGCGGACGGCCGTAGGTGGCCTCGAAGTCGGCGTGGGCGTAGAGCAGGCGCAGCTTGTCCGGGCCGTGGGTGTCGGCGAGGTAGCGCAGGAAGGAGCCCACCAGGGTGTACGCGCGCGCGGGGGCGGATTGGTAGAAGCCCTCGGGGCCCACGAGCTTGCGGATGTCCGGGGCCAGCTTCTGCCGGCGCATGCCCGCGGCCCACTCGTCGAGCGTGAGGTCTCCCTGCACGGGGTTGTCCGCGGCCACCGCCATGCCCTCGATGACACCCATGAGGGGCCAGACGCCCAGCCGGGTGGTGACGCGGAAGGGCCCGCTGCCCGAGGGCGCCGCCATGACGTGCGCCAGCTCGTGCTTGAGCGTGGGGTGGGGGTAGTCCCGGCCGTTGATGTGCAGCTCCTGGCGCCAGGGCTTGGCGAACTGGGTGCGGCCGGCGCCCACCAGCCGCTGCTTCTCGTCGTCGGTGGCGTAGAGCCACACGCGGATGCGGCCCTCGGGCACGCGGCCGAGGAAGCGCGCGAGCTGGGCGTGGCGGAACTCCAAATCCCTCGCGCGCCGGTCCACGTCCTCGCGGCGCAGGGCGCGCGGGTAGATGAACTCGAAGTGCTCCGTCTCGCGCACGCCTCCCAGCCGCTCGCGCAGCGTGGCGTCCGACATGCGCAGGCCGAGGTCCGTCGCGTGCGCCTCGATGAGCACCACCGGGCCGAGCGTCAGGCCGAGCAGCAGCAGGGGGCCGACGCGCGGGCGGGGGCGGCCGAGCCGCGCCTGGACCGGGTCCAGGAGCAGCTCGGTGAGCGCGTGGACGGCGAAGATGAGCAGCAGCGTCTCCGCGCGGAACCACAGCAGGGCGGAGGACAGGGAGAGCGTCTCGTCGTAGAGCGGCCCCGGCAGGTGGCCCAGGAAGGCGTTGAAGGCGTAGACCTGGGGCCCGAAGACGATGGGCCAGACCGTGACGCACAGCGACACGAGGAGGATGCCGGCGTAGAGCAGCCCGGCCCGGCCCGCGCGCCGGGTGGCGAAGCCGCAGAAGACGCCCACGGCGGAGGCGAGCCCCGCGGAGGGCAGGGTGAGCAGGGGGTAGAAGCCCACCAGGGCGAAGGGGTCGCACCGGGTGCCGATCCACGCGTAGAGGGTGGCGGCGAGGAAGGGGGGGACGAGCACGGCCAGGTTGACCAGCAGTGCGGGGGCGAGCGCTCTCCAGGCGAGCCGCATGGAGGCGCCCGGACGCGGGGGCGCCACGGCGTCGGGGCTGGCGGCCTGGGTGGCGAGCAGGCGGCGCTCCTGGTGGACGGAGGCGATGCCGAGGATGCCGCCGAGCAACCCCACGCCGATGGACAGGGCGAGGCCCAGCTCGAGGCCGGGCACCCCGAAGAGGGGAAGCAGCACGAGGGCCGAGCCACCGAGCGCGAGAATCCCGGCGGGGACCAGGCCCGAGGGGCGCCGCAGGAGGTTCGTGGCACGGATGAGGACTTGGCGCATGACCTTCTCCTATACTCCGCCCAGCATGGCCGAACAGAAGACAGGTGCCGAAAGCCGCCAATTCGCTCGCGCGCCCATCGAGCTGAAGGTGGACTACAAGAAGCTCAACTCGTTCTTCGCCGACTACACGAAGAACATCTCCAAGGGAGGCACCTTCATCAAGACGAAGAAGCCGCTGCCCATTGGCACGCGCTTCCTGTTCAAGCTGACCGTGCCCCAGCGCGACGGGCCCTTCGAGCTGCTCGGCGAGGTGGTCTGGAGCCAGGGGGAGGCGGAGGAGCCCGGCATGGGCATCCGCTTCATCTACAACGACGAGCGCCAGCGCTCCGAGTTCGAGGGCGTGGTGGAGCGGCTGATGGCGGACAGCCTCGGCACGCAGCTCACCGAGAAGCTGCTCAACAAACAGCTCCACATGGAATGAGCCGGGGATGAACCGGCGCCACGGGGCGTGGGGACTCTGGGTCGTGGTGGGGCTGACGTGCTGTCGGCCCGCCGAGGCCCGGGACAAGGTGGCGCAACCCAATGGGGCGCAACCCAATGGGGCACAACCCAGTGGGGCACAACCCAATGGGGCGCACCCCACGGCCCGGAAGGTGAAGCACCAGGATGGGGAGGATGACGTGGGGCCCACGTTGCCGCGGGCGCGGGTGTTGCTCGAGGATGTGTCTGGAGGAGTGCACGCCGTGGACGTGGAGGTGGCGGCGACTCCCGACACGCGCTCGCGCGGCCTGATGTGGCGCAAGGAGCTGCCCGAAGGCCAGGGCATGCTGTTCATCTTCCCGGACGAAGAGGTGCAGCGCTTCTGGATGCGCAACACGCTCATTGCCCTGGACATGATCTTCATCAACTCAGCGGGGCGCGTGGTGGGCATCATCGAGAACGCCGCGCCGCGCTCGCTCGTCCAGCGCTTCGTGAGCGAGCCGGGTCGCTACGTGCTGGAGGTGCCCGGGGGGTGGAGCCGCAAGGTGGGCCTCGGGCGCGGGGCCCACGCGCGCTTCGAGGGCGTGGAGCACATCCCGGTCATTCCCTGAGCGTCGTGTGGCGGGCCTGACACACGCATGTCGCGTGATCGCCATGAGCCCTCTGTAGCGTCCGTGCCCCTCGGAGCCGACCCTTCGGCTTGTGCTCCGAAGCGAGGACACGATGCGATTTGGGCAATCGAAGTGGGAGCGCCGCGCCGGGCGCTGGGTATGTGCGTCGGTGACCGTGCTCGCGCTCTCCGCGTGCAGCGGTGGCACGGGGCCGCAGGGCCCCCAGGGTCCGCAGGGCGAGCCGGGCGCTCCGGGAACGCCGGGCGGCAAGGGGGAGCCGGGAGTCGGCAAGTCGCTCGCCTTCGCGCCGATCAACGCCGCGAGCACGGATGCCGAGAAGCGCGCCGTCCATGCCAGCTCGAAGGCGAGCGTGAATGGCCGCGAGATCTCCATCGGCTACGAGACGGTGCTGCGCAGCGGCCAGGACCTGGGCGGCCAGCTCTTCGGACGGATGATCCAGAAGGACGGCAAGCCGGTGAAGAACACGGACGGCTCGGACTTCATCTCTCCGTCCAATGACTTCTCGTCGATCTTGCAGGCGGGCAACCGCCTCTTCGAGGTCACCCACTTCGAGACCACGCCCGCGGCGATGTACCTCTCCGAGCTGCGCCAGTCGCCGGACGGCAAGCTCTCGGCGCTGAGCACGCGGCCCATCGACTTCTCGGGAGTGGACGGCCTGTGGACGCCCTGCGCGGGCAGCGTGTCTCCGTGGGGCACGCACCTGGGCAGCGAGGAGTATCCGCCGGACGCGCGTGCCACCGAGAAGGCGGAAACGACGGGAGCGGTGAGCGGCCTCAGCGCGTCCGAGCGCTCGATGCTGCGCTACTGGGGGCTGGATGCCTCCACGGCCACCGTGGATCAGGTCAAGGCCGTCTATTCGCCCTACCGCTATGGCTACGTGGTCGAGGTCGCGGTCGACGGCTCGGGGACGACGAAGGTCACCAAGCACTACGCGGCGGGCCGGCGCGCGCTCGAGCTCGCCTATGTGATGCCGGACCGCAAGACGGTGTACCTGACCGACGACGGGACGAACGACGCCCTTTATATGTTCGTGGCGACGCGGCCCGGGGACCTGTCCGAGGGCAAGCTCTACGCGGCGCGGTGGTTCCAGACGAGCGCCGCGGGCCAGGGCGCGGGCCGGGCGGATCTCTACTGGCTGCCCTTGGGCCCCAGCGCGACGAACGCGCAGGTCAAGGCGCTGATCGACGGAGGCATCCACTTCTCCGACATCTTCGATGTCGAGACCCAGGCATCCGATGGGACGTGCCCCAGCGCGAGCCAGGGGTTCCGCGCCGTCAACACCGAGACGGGCCGCGAGTGCCTGCGGCTCAAGCCGGGCCAGGAAGTGGCGGCTTCGCGCCTGGAGAGCCGCCGGTACGCGGCCTACGTCGGGGGCACCACCGAGTTCCGCAAGACCGAGGGGCTCGCGTACAACCCCGCCACCCACCGGCTCTACGTGGCCTTCAGCGAGGTGAACAACGGGATGACCCATGCGCATGCGTCGCGCGACCTGGGCGGTCCCAACCACGTGCAGCTCGCCCAGAACGAATGCGGCGCGGTCTACGAGCTGGTCGTCTCGCCCAACTCGGAGGTCGGCAGTGACTATGTCGCCGAGTCCGCCTCGGCGCTGGTCGAGGGGACGTGGTTGACGGCCCCGGGCGCCACCCCGTATCCGGTGGGCCACCCCTACTACGACGGCACCTTCACGGTCCCGGGCAGCACCTCGCCTGTCGCCAATGTGTGCAGCGTCAATGGCATCGCCAACCCGGACAACCTGAGCTTCATCAACGGGTATGACACGCTGCTCATCGGCGAGGACGCGACCGAGGGCCATCAGAACGACGTGGTGTGGGCCTACAACGTCGTCACCCGCCAGCTCACGCGCATCTTCTCCACGCCCTACGGCTCGGAGACGACGGGCGTCTACTTCTACCCGGACATCAACGGCCACGCGTACATCAAGGCCCAGGTCCAGCACCCCTATGGCGAGTCCGACACGGACAAGCTGGGCGCGGATGCGAGCGCGGCGCAGTCGTACACCGGGTACATCGGCCCGTTCCCGGCGATGAACTGAAGCTCGAGTCATGACACCACCGCCGCGGAGCCGGGTCCGGGAGTGAGCCCGGGCGGGCTCCGCGGCGTTCGCATGTGAAGGCAGGACATGGATCGCCGAAGAGTGATGAGCGTGGTGTGGGTGCTGGGACTGTTCGCCGCGGGGGGCGTGGCCGCGTGGCGCTCGACGGGGTCGCCTCCGCCCACGCCGGAGCCCCTGAGCCAGGTGGGCGAGGCACTCACGGCGGCCATGCCGGCGGCTCCCGAGCGGTCCGCTCCCCGGCTCTCGAATCCCTCGGCGTATCTGCCCGCGCAGTGCTACGCGGACACGCGGGGGACGGAGGGGGGAAGGACGCGCAACGGCTGCTTCGCGTGCCACCAGACGCCGCGGGCGCCGAACTATGTCGAGGACGCGGAGCTCCAGACCGTGCTCACCGTGTCGCGGTACGCGGAGGACAACCGCTGGACGAACGTGTTCCAGCCGCCGCCGCCCGTCGAGTGGTCCGAGGCCGAGGTGCTGGCCTGGGTGCGCACGAGCAACTACGTGGATGAGCGCGGGGGGCTGCGGTTGGCCTCGGCGCTGGCGAAACCCCCGGCCGAGTGGGACGCCAATGGAGATGGCCGGTGGGAGGGCTACACGCCGGACTGCTGGTTCCAGCCGGACGGGGAGGGCTTCGATCATTCGCCGGGTGGGACGATGACGGGCTGGAGGGCGTTCGCCTACGCGCCGTTTCCGGGCATGTTCTGGCCCACCAACGGCAGCGCGGGGGACGTGTTCATCCGGCTGCCCGAGGCGTTCCGGCGCGACGCGGCGGGGCGGGAGAGCAAGGAGATCTACCGCATCAACCTCGCCATCCTGGAGGCGTTCATCCGCCGGGAGGACGTGCCGGTGCCGGCCACGGACGAGCGGGAGCTGGGCTCGGATCTCGACGGGGATGGGGTGCTGGGGACGGCGAGGCGTGTGGCCTTCGTGTGGCCGCCGAAGCCGGGGCGCACGTTCGGGTACGTGGGGCAGGCGGCGG contains:
- a CDS encoding DUF4440 domain-containing protein; the encoded protein is MNVRPLLVPVLLVLSACGPRYIPGTQINDTQDTRAILNVLERYRAAIEARDAKAVQELVSPNFRDNAGTEDPVDDLTAANLAQTLPALFGQIEAPRLELDVRRVDVKRDGWATVIYYWNASWRAPRLMEKPQRDSELKQMVLQNEDGKWLIVSGI
- a CDS encoding homoserine kinase, with the protein product MALYTQLDAAALQRLVDAYALGTVRELTGIPQGSINSNFRLVTSAGRYFVRHTTVRSADDLNFEAGLLALLNASHFPSPRLVSTRDGSPFLELQGGRVVVFAWLEGEELTRERLTPEHLEALGVELGKLHRVAASYLGVRANPYGPEVVRGWLKGLEQHPDAELSAIARELHGHLARAESLCGGLEPRGVIHADIFLDNVKWLGDRVSAIFDFEMACQDALTLDVAITLNAWCFDSGRYRPELCQGLLRGYQVQRTLLPAERESLFGHALFGAVRYTASRIRDFHLSGLPPDKLAPKDFRTYLARARALHQMGPEGLRALVGV
- a CDS encoding TIGR02266 family protein, which codes for MTFSYTPPSMAEQKTGAESRQFARAPIELKVDYKKLNSFFADYTKNISKGGTFIKTKKPLPIGTRFLFKLTVPQRDGPFELLGEVVWSQGEAEEPGMGIRFIYNDERQRSEFEGVVERLMADSLGTQLTEKLLNKQLHME
- a CDS encoding PhoX family protein, whose translation is MRFGQSKWERRAGRWVCASVTVLALSACSGGTGPQGPQGPQGEPGAPGTPGGKGEPGVGKSLAFAPINAASTDAEKRAVHASSKASVNGREISIGYETVLRSGQDLGGQLFGRMIQKDGKPVKNTDGSDFISPSNDFSSILQAGNRLFEVTHFETTPAAMYLSELRQSPDGKLSALSTRPIDFSGVDGLWTPCAGSVSPWGTHLGSEEYPPDARATEKAETTGAVSGLSASERSMLRYWGLDASTATVDQVKAVYSPYRYGYVVEVAVDGSGTTKVTKHYAAGRRALELAYVMPDRKTVYLTDDGTNDALYMFVATRPGDLSEGKLYAARWFQTSAAGQGAGRADLYWLPLGPSATNAQVKALIDGGIHFSDIFDVETQASDGTCPSASQGFRAVNTETGRECLRLKPGQEVAASRLESRRYAAYVGGTTEFRKTEGLAYNPATHRLYVAFSEVNNGMTHAHASRDLGGPNHVQLAQNECGAVYELVVSPNSEVGSDYVAESASALVEGTWLTAPGATPYPVGHPYYDGTFTVPGSTSPVANVCSVNGIANPDNLSFINGYDTLLIGEDATEGHQNDVVWAYNVVTRQLTRIFSTPYGSETTGVYFYPDINGHAYIKAQVQHPYGESDTDKLGADASAAQSYTGYIGPFPAMN
- a CDS encoding tetratricopeptide repeat protein, with protein sequence MATSNATPGGPRGGHGRQSFRGALIQVGLVALLLAGAVAYLVHQGSVRREVNTRLKAARALSVRDNPADLRQALVELDALFLLDDQVRDAQALAADVNTRLWLEHQQPEAQARAREHQARAEALDSRSGERYGTHARLLLAEGKTDQAAKYLEELQAQGAKNPKLALAEAQVLLARGRLAEARQAFARASEAAWREPRYAQAQGEALLDEGLTAQAAEAFKKATVAAPGHLRARLSLALARLYQGTGQEEARKTVADVLAREAELSPPLKARALSVRAALALAEDRPDKALAAAGEALAAFPDEYQALFLRARALARRGDAGAREAFLAAVERRRTAPLLYLEGARVLREASDGEGALMLLEAYATVFRDVRVPAGEGQEVGALERDERYWLARGEVMETLSRGDAALEAYDRALAVKGVGRARAQYAKAALLLSRGDEASARPLLAELTPENGTGSLPEAYEAMGRLLFSQGEFAQGCQHYYVGLGRAHQQGESPEVLQRKAADVEKRLKDSGQTAMARSWKSETDALLRQVGGL
- a CDS encoding DUF192 domain-containing protein, which translates into the protein MNRRHGAWGLWVVVGLTCCRPAEARDKVAQPNGAQPNGAQPSGAQPNGAHPTARKVKHQDGEDDVGPTLPRARVLLEDVSGGVHAVDVEVAATPDTRSRGLMWRKELPEGQGMLFIFPDEEVQRFWMRNTLIALDMIFINSAGRVVGIIENAAPRSLVQRFVSEPGRYVLEVPGGWSRKVGLGRGAHARFEGVEHIPVIP